The Quercus robur chromosome 7, dhQueRobu3.1, whole genome shotgun sequence genome has a segment encoding these proteins:
- the LOC126692562 gene encoding uncharacterized protein LOC126692562: MGGLVVYLDTILVPFSLFLTAGYHVYLWLNFKKKPFSTNIGINETKRRAWFRDIWGDDKKGMLAVQSLRNTILATSFTASITILLSVALAALINNSYKASETIHLFDNPIFGLQSGGMFAVKFGSASLLLLLSFLCSSMSIGYLIDANFLINAAPEFSSPEHTQIVFERGFMLAFIGSRLLCITFPMLLWLLGPALVALSSMALVWLMYEFDFLGNFKQGDKQIGGEQNMYA, encoded by the exons ATGGGAGGACTGGTTGTTTATTTGGACACCATATTGGTTCCCTTCAGTCTCTTCCTTACAGCAGGTTACCATGTCTATCTATGGCTTAACTTCAAGAAGAAGCCCTTTAGTACCAACATTGGAATCAATGAAACAAAGAGGAGAGCATGGTTTCGTGACATATGG GGTGATGATAAGAAGGGTATGCTGGCTGTGCAAAGCTTGAGAAACACTATATTGGCTACCTCATTCACTGCTTCAATAACAATTCTTCTTAGCGTGGCACTTGCAGCTCTAATCAACAATTCCTACAAAGCAAGCGAAACAATCCACCTCTTTGACAACCCTATTTTTGGCTTGCAATCTGGTGGGATGTTTGCTGTAAAGTTTGGCTCAGCATCACTTCTTTTGTTGCTTAGCTTCTTGTGTAGCTCTATGTCCATTGGGTACCTAATCGATGCCAATTTCTTGATAAATGCTGCTCCTGAATTCTCATCACCTGAACACACACAAATCGTGTTCGAGCGAGGGTTCATGTTGGCTTTTATTGGTAGCCGACTTCTATGCATTACCTTCCCTATGTTGTTATGGCTGCTTGGTCCAGCGCTAGTTGCTTTGTCCTCAATGGCACTAGTTTGGTTGATGtatgaatttgattttttggggAACTTCAAACAAGGTGACAAGCAAATTGGAGGTGAACAGAACATGTACGCATGA